A genomic segment from Nocardiopsis sp. Huas11 encodes:
- the eccD gene encoding type VII secretion integral membrane protein EccD, which produces MNDPAVADLCRLLIRAPSRSFEIAAPSEVPLSELLPTFVLYAEGDNGEDLDESGLEHDGWVLQQLGDEPFEEDETIRSLGLCHGETLYLRPRRDQLPPIHFDDLTDGVATGMSERPDRWRPAFTRGLLQCLGLLVLLTGLVVLATGGSGGLTALTAGSSAVLMLLSAWAASRAMGDLPAATGLAAMATLYMAMAGASIPTGEPGLALLGAVLLTAAMCAAGATVLGVAAVAGSVPFFAGLLTAEVLVLLGALSLMFLPGASVAAVAGLIALVALLTGTFAPQLAFRLAGLRLPPLPANPEQLQEGIDPFPARAVLDRTHLADRFQTALYASTGAVLTVCLVALAVSTGWVAVTVCVIVSLVMLLQTRGLASAWQRVSMVAPAWTGLTALALDGALSASPVVRSLTLLALFAVTTVLALVSWSVPGRRQLPHWGRAAEIIQLLLCVAVFSLVLAGFGVFGALRSIGG; this is translated from the coding sequence ATGAACGATCCTGCCGTCGCGGACCTGTGCCGCCTCCTCATCCGCGCTCCCAGCAGGTCCTTCGAGATCGCCGCACCGTCGGAGGTGCCCCTGTCCGAGCTGCTGCCGACCTTCGTGCTCTACGCCGAGGGCGACAACGGCGAGGACCTCGACGAAAGCGGGCTCGAACACGACGGCTGGGTGCTGCAACAGCTCGGCGACGAGCCGTTCGAGGAGGACGAGACCATCAGGTCGCTAGGCCTGTGCCACGGGGAGACGCTCTACCTGCGCCCCCGCCGGGACCAGCTGCCGCCCATCCACTTCGACGACCTCACCGACGGGGTCGCCACGGGCATGTCCGAGCGCCCCGACCGCTGGCGCCCCGCCTTCACCCGCGGCCTGCTCCAGTGCCTGGGCCTGCTCGTCCTGCTGACCGGCCTGGTGGTGCTGGCCACCGGCGGCTCCGGCGGGCTGACCGCGCTGACCGCCGGGTCCTCCGCGGTCCTGATGCTGCTGTCGGCCTGGGCGGCCTCCCGCGCGATGGGCGACCTGCCCGCGGCCACGGGTCTGGCCGCGATGGCGACCCTGTACATGGCCATGGCCGGGGCCTCGATCCCCACCGGCGAACCGGGACTGGCGCTGCTCGGCGCGGTCCTGCTCACCGCGGCGATGTGCGCGGCCGGGGCGACCGTGCTGGGCGTGGCCGCCGTGGCCGGATCGGTGCCGTTCTTCGCCGGGCTGCTCACCGCCGAGGTACTGGTGCTGCTGGGCGCCCTGTCGCTGATGTTCCTGCCGGGCGCCTCCGTGGCGGCCGTGGCGGGCCTGATCGCGCTGGTCGCCCTGCTCACCGGCACGTTCGCCCCGCAACTGGCGTTCCGTCTGGCCGGACTGCGGCTGCCCCCGCTGCCCGCCAACCCCGAACAGCTCCAGGAGGGCATCGACCCCTTCCCCGCGCGCGCCGTCCTGGACCGCACGCACCTGGCCGACCGCTTCCAGACCGCCCTGTACGCCTCGACCGGAGCGGTGCTGACCGTGTGCCTGGTCGCGCTGGCCGTGTCGACCGGCTGGGTCGCGGTGACGGTGTGCGTCATCGTCTCCCTGGTGATGCTGCTGCAGACGCGCGGCCTCGCGAGCGCCTGGCAGCGCGTGTCCATGGTCGCGCCGGCCTGGACCGGGCTGACCGCACTGGCCCTGGACGGCGCGCTGTCGGCCTCCCCGGTGGTGCGCTCGCTGACCCTGCTCGCGCTCTTCGCCGTCACCACGGTCCTGGCGCTCGTGTCGTGGTCGGTGCCCGGGCGCCGCCAGCTGCCGCACTGGGGCAGGGCCGCCGAGATCATCCAGCTCCTGCTGTGCGTGGCGGTCTTCTCCCTCGTCCTGGCGGGCTTCGGCGTCTTCGGCGCCCTGCGCTCGATCGGCGGGTGA
- the eccCa gene encoding type VII secretion protein EccCa: MSTILVRRPPRRPGPDLPKGEITLQEPPELAEPQSSMSSVFMYLPMALTSMAMMMLFIRPGSGGSSVMPYVAGGMMLVGAVAMLGGQYLRVQLERRRRLNDDRRDYLRYLGQMRTRLREVVTEQRDAMLWRAPQPDALWSIVRTSRLWERRAADADFAEVRIGVGEQAMAMTISPVASKPVEDLEPLTAHALRRFIRAYGTVEDQPVQVYLRGYARVSLRGDTEACRALVRALVGQLTVFHAHDELRVAVCASDEARPAWVWTKWLPHTQHHAARDGAGSARLISANALELERLIGDDMADRPRYDPSAVPDRDEPYTVIVVDGGEVPVGSRLLGGGYRNAVVIDVADPMPPDDDPYSLSLRVEKDRLVVLSQDHSGRSVETALGRPDALSATRATSLARLVAPYRVSMQVEVTEPLTTDFELTTLVGVPDLHAHDTERMWSELHPKNRLRVPIGITAEGAPLELDLKESALGGMGPHGMLIGATGSGKSELLRTLVLALAMTHSSETLNFVLVDFKGGATFIGLDGLRHTSALITNLADEAILVDRMQDALHGELIRRQELLRAAGNFSSVHEYERAREADPSMDPLPTLFVVVDEFSELLAAHRDFMDLFVMIGRLGRSLGVHLLLASQRLDEGRTHQLEGHLSYRIALRTFSAIESRGVLGVPDAHQLPSSPGNGYLKTDTETLIRFKAAYVSGAYRVRRRAARRHAVGGEVVPFLDGYVPPAAPEPEAPVEEEAEENPDTLLAVALDRLHGHGPAAREVWLPPLDVPPLLDELLRMVGVRLPEGGPAWTDAGRLKVPLGMVDRPFEHTRLPLTADLTGAGGHVGIAGGPQSGKSTLLASLILGLSVLNTPAQVQFYGIDCGGGVLQTLGSLPHVGSVAARTDERRINRTIMEMHELITKRETFFAENGIDSMATYRRRRAAGEFADQPHGDVFLVIDGWGTIRQDLTDLVAPIVQLVQRGLNYGLHVVVASPRWADFNTGVRDLMGTRIELRLGDPVDSMVHMRVAQTVPRVPGRGITDDKYHFLTGLPRADGDPDPVTLSAGVAELIGRIRDAWDGPEAPPVRTLPRVLHAADLPSSELTPAGGLQVALGLESRRMQPFWHDFSATPHLIVVGDTETGKTTLLRHITNAIREHYGPGTARVVLADQRRQLFDAVPKEMQLGYAVSADSVKEMMVAAAQAMKARLPGPEIEPERIRKRDWWTGPELFLVIDDFEMVSGSGPSPLAPLLPLLSQGAEIGMHVILVHAAGGFARASSDPVIRSLIDFNTPSIMLSCPPSEGMLFGNVRARKMPPGRALWISRRDPVEVQLAIAEGASE, translated from the coding sequence GTGAGCACGATCCTCGTCCGCCGACCGCCCCGCCGCCCCGGCCCGGACCTGCCCAAGGGCGAGATCACCCTCCAGGAACCGCCCGAACTCGCCGAACCGCAGTCGAGCATGTCGTCGGTGTTCATGTACCTGCCGATGGCCCTGACCTCGATGGCGATGATGATGCTCTTCATCCGCCCGGGCAGCGGTGGCAGTTCGGTCATGCCCTACGTCGCCGGCGGCATGATGCTCGTCGGCGCCGTGGCGATGCTCGGCGGCCAGTACCTGCGCGTGCAGTTGGAGCGCCGCCGCAGGCTCAACGACGACCGGCGCGACTACCTGCGCTACCTGGGGCAGATGCGGACCCGGCTGCGCGAGGTGGTCACCGAGCAGCGCGACGCCATGCTCTGGCGGGCGCCCCAGCCCGACGCCCTGTGGTCGATCGTGCGGACCTCCCGGCTGTGGGAGCGCCGGGCCGCCGACGCCGACTTCGCCGAAGTGCGCATCGGAGTCGGCGAGCAGGCGATGGCCATGACCATTTCCCCGGTCGCCTCCAAACCGGTCGAGGACCTCGAACCCCTCACCGCGCACGCCCTGCGACGCTTCATCCGCGCCTACGGCACCGTGGAGGACCAGCCCGTCCAGGTGTACCTGCGCGGCTACGCGCGGGTCTCGCTGCGCGGCGACACCGAGGCCTGCCGCGCCCTGGTGCGCGCCCTCGTCGGCCAGCTCACCGTCTTCCACGCGCACGACGAGCTGCGCGTGGCCGTGTGCGCCTCGGACGAGGCCCGCCCGGCGTGGGTGTGGACCAAGTGGCTGCCGCACACCCAGCACCACGCCGCACGCGACGGCGCCGGATCGGCGCGCCTGATCAGCGCCAACGCCCTGGAGCTGGAACGGCTCATCGGCGACGACATGGCCGACCGCCCGCGCTACGACCCCTCCGCCGTCCCCGACCGGGACGAGCCCTACACCGTCATCGTCGTCGACGGCGGCGAGGTCCCCGTCGGCTCGCGCCTGCTCGGCGGCGGCTACCGCAACGCCGTCGTCATCGACGTGGCCGACCCCATGCCGCCCGACGACGACCCCTACAGCCTCTCGCTGCGGGTCGAGAAGGACCGGCTCGTGGTGCTCTCCCAGGACCACAGCGGCCGCTCCGTGGAGACCGCGCTCGGCCGGCCCGACGCCCTCAGCGCCACCCGGGCCACCAGCCTCGCCCGGCTCGTGGCCCCCTACCGGGTCAGCATGCAGGTCGAGGTCACCGAACCGCTGACCACGGACTTCGAACTCACCACCCTGGTCGGCGTCCCCGACCTGCACGCCCACGACACCGAGCGCATGTGGAGCGAGCTGCACCCCAAGAACCGGCTGCGCGTGCCCATCGGCATCACCGCGGAGGGCGCGCCGCTGGAACTGGACCTCAAGGAGTCGGCCCTGGGCGGCATGGGGCCGCACGGCATGCTGATCGGTGCGACCGGCTCCGGCAAGAGCGAGCTGCTGCGCACCCTCGTCCTGGCGCTCGCGATGACCCACTCCTCCGAGACGCTCAACTTCGTCCTCGTCGACTTCAAGGGCGGCGCCACCTTCATCGGCCTGGACGGGCTGCGCCACACCTCCGCCCTGATCACCAACCTCGCCGACGAGGCGATCCTGGTCGACCGCATGCAGGACGCCCTGCACGGCGAGCTCATCCGCCGCCAGGAACTGCTGCGCGCCGCCGGGAACTTCAGCTCCGTCCACGAGTACGAGCGGGCCCGCGAGGCCGATCCCTCCATGGACCCGCTGCCGACCCTGTTCGTGGTCGTGGACGAGTTCAGCGAGCTGCTGGCCGCCCACCGCGACTTCATGGACCTCTTCGTCATGATCGGCCGCCTCGGCCGCAGTCTCGGTGTGCACCTGCTGCTCGCCTCGCAGCGCCTGGACGAGGGACGCACGCACCAGCTGGAGGGGCACTTGTCCTATCGGATCGCGCTGCGCACCTTCTCCGCGATCGAGAGCCGCGGTGTGCTCGGCGTCCCCGACGCCCACCAGCTCCCGTCCTCACCCGGCAACGGCTACCTCAAGACCGACACCGAGACCCTCATCCGCTTCAAGGCCGCCTACGTCTCCGGCGCCTACCGGGTGCGCCGGCGCGCGGCGCGGCGCCATGCCGTGGGCGGCGAGGTCGTGCCGTTCCTCGACGGGTACGTGCCCCCGGCCGCGCCCGAACCCGAGGCGCCCGTGGAGGAGGAGGCCGAGGAGAACCCGGACACCCTGCTGGCGGTGGCCCTGGACCGGCTGCACGGGCACGGCCCCGCCGCCCGGGAGGTGTGGCTCCCGCCGCTGGACGTGCCGCCGCTGCTCGACGAACTGCTGCGCATGGTGGGCGTCCGCCTGCCCGAGGGCGGGCCGGCCTGGACCGACGCCGGACGGCTGAAGGTCCCCCTGGGCATGGTCGACCGGCCCTTCGAGCACACCCGGCTGCCGCTCACCGCCGACCTGACCGGCGCGGGCGGCCACGTGGGCATCGCGGGCGGCCCGCAGAGCGGCAAGAGCACGCTGCTGGCCTCGCTCATCCTCGGCCTGTCGGTCCTCAACACCCCCGCCCAGGTGCAGTTCTACGGCATCGACTGCGGCGGCGGCGTGCTCCAGACGCTCGGCTCCCTGCCGCACGTGGGCAGTGTCGCCGCGCGCACCGACGAGCGGCGCATCAACCGCACCATCATGGAGATGCACGAGCTCATCACCAAGCGGGAGACGTTCTTCGCGGAGAACGGCATCGACTCGATGGCGACCTACCGCCGCCGCAGGGCGGCCGGCGAGTTCGCCGACCAGCCCCACGGCGACGTCTTCCTCGTCATCGACGGCTGGGGCACCATCCGCCAGGACCTCACCGACCTGGTCGCCCCCATCGTCCAGCTCGTCCAGCGCGGCCTCAACTACGGGCTGCACGTCGTGGTCGCGTCCCCGCGCTGGGCCGACTTCAACACCGGCGTGCGCGACCTCATGGGCACCCGGATCGAGCTGCGGCTGGGCGACCCGGTCGACTCCATGGTGCACATGCGCGTGGCCCAGACCGTCCCCCGCGTGCCCGGCCGCGGGATCACCGACGACAAGTACCACTTCCTCACCGGCCTGCCCCGGGCCGACGGCGACCCCGACCCGGTCACCCTCTCGGCCGGGGTGGCCGAGCTCATCGGGCGGATCCGCGACGCCTGGGACGGCCCCGAGGCCCCGCCCGTGCGCACGCTCCCGCGGGTCCTGCACGCGGCCGACCTGCCCTCGTCCGAGCTGACCCCGGCCGGTGGGCTCCAGGTGGCCCTGGGACTGGAGAGCCGACGGATGCAGCCGTTCTGGCACGACTTCTCCGCCACGCCGCACCTGATCGTGGTCGGCGACACCGAGACCGGCAAGACCACTCTGCTCCGCCACATCACGAACGCGATCCGCGAGCACTACGGCCCGGGCACCGCCCGCGTGGTCCTGGCCGACCAGCGGCGCCAGCTCTTCGACGCCGTCCCCAAGGAGATGCAGCTCGGCTACGCGGTCTCGGCCGACAGCGTCAAGGAGATGATGGTCGCCGCCGCCCAGGCGATGAAGGCCCGGCTGCCCGGGCCGGAGATCGAACCCGAGCGCATCCGCAAGCGCGACTGGTGGACCGGGCCGGAGCTGTTCCTGGTCATCGACGACTTCGAGATGGTCTCCGGGAGCGGGCCCAGCCCGCTCGCGCCCCTGTTGCCGCTGCTGTCCCAGGGCGCCGAGATCGGGATGCACGTCATCCTGGTGCACGCGGCGGGCGGCTTCGCCCGAGCCTCGTCCGACCCCGTCATCCGCTCGCTCATCGACTTCAACACACCGAGCATCATGCTGTCCTGCCCGCCGTCGGAGGGCATGCTGTTCGGCAACGTCCGGGCGCGCAAGATGCCGCCCGGCCGCGCCCTGTGGATCTCCCGGCGCGATCCCGTCGAGGTCCAGCTCGCCATCGCGGAGGGCGCCTCGGAGTAG
- a CDS encoding S8 family serine peptidase → MDPQRPDQHRSPRERRPRRPMAPARGRRLRGVAASLLAFGPLLAPAVAPAPAWADEPAALPQVTQFKGADDACTEPGADVVERVPWTFPALGLASAHELSRGHGVSVAVLATGVDGEVPALAGAVGEGGTDDCLGYGTFLAGVVAARPLPGSGFVGVAPEAEVVPVPTGDADTGVVAPGDLASGIAAAVDAGAEVVLVGTAAAEGSDALDDAVEAAAQAGSLVVAPATVPTSEGPVPGHPAQAPAVLSVAAHDADGAPVLAEPLVRFDGELARVDVTAPGDRVLSAGPGGEGHFTAGGDGVAAAFAAGTAALLAAREPDAGPEEIRERLTTTAYGSALGPRDPLVGSGRIDPPGALSGDPVAAAEAGTAGVAGEPFVPDPSPLGSVELPGTVAVVGAAGLVVVLCSLAGVVVRNGRTRNWRPAAAGERVTPEEDPRPLI, encoded by the coding sequence ATGGACCCGCAGCGCCCCGACCAGCACCGATCCCCGCGCGAACGACGACCTCGGCGCCCGATGGCCCCTGCGCGCGGCCGCCGCCTGCGAGGGGTCGCGGCCTCCCTGCTCGCGTTCGGGCCGCTCCTGGCCCCCGCCGTGGCCCCCGCGCCGGCGTGGGCGGACGAACCCGCGGCCCTGCCCCAGGTGACCCAGTTCAAGGGCGCCGACGACGCGTGCACCGAGCCCGGTGCCGACGTCGTGGAGCGGGTCCCGTGGACCTTCCCCGCTCTGGGCCTGGCGAGCGCCCACGAACTCAGCCGGGGGCACGGCGTGTCCGTCGCCGTCCTGGCCACCGGCGTGGACGGGGAGGTGCCGGCCCTGGCCGGCGCCGTCGGTGAGGGCGGCACGGACGACTGTCTGGGGTACGGCACCTTCCTGGCCGGGGTGGTGGCCGCCCGGCCCCTGCCCGGGAGCGGCTTCGTGGGTGTGGCTCCCGAGGCGGAAGTGGTCCCCGTGCCGACCGGCGACGCGGACACGGGGGTCGTCGCCCCGGGCGACCTCGCCTCGGGCATCGCGGCGGCCGTCGACGCGGGCGCGGAGGTGGTCCTGGTGGGCACCGCGGCCGCCGAGGGCTCAGACGCCCTGGACGACGCGGTCGAGGCGGCGGCGCAGGCGGGCTCGCTCGTGGTGGCCCCGGCCACCGTGCCCACCTCCGAGGGCCCGGTGCCCGGTCACCCGGCCCAGGCTCCGGCGGTGCTGAGCGTGGCCGCGCACGACGCCGACGGGGCGCCCGTGCTGGCCGAACCCCTGGTCCGGTTCGACGGCGAGCTGGCACGGGTCGACGTCACCGCGCCCGGGGACCGCGTGCTGAGCGCGGGTCCGGGCGGCGAGGGCCACTTCACGGCCGGGGGCGACGGTGTGGCCGCCGCCTTCGCCGCGGGCACGGCGGCGCTGCTGGCCGCGCGCGAGCCGGACGCGGGGCCGGAGGAGATCCGGGAACGGCTGACGACGACCGCCTACGGCTCGGCCCTGGGGCCCCGCGACCCGCTGGTGGGCAGCGGGCGGATCGACCCGCCGGGCGCGCTGTCCGGCGACCCGGTCGCCGCCGCCGAAGCGGGCACGGCGGGGGTCGCCGGCGAGCCCTTCGTTCCGGACCCGTCGCCGCTCGGGTCGGTGGAGCTCCCCGGCACCGTGGCGGTGGTGGGCGCGGCCGGTCTGGTCGTGGTCCTGTGCTCGCTCGCCGGTGTGGTGGTGCGCAACGGCCGGACCCGGAACTGGCGCCCGGCCGCCGCGGGCGAGCGGGTGACCCCGGAGGAGGACCCGCGCCCGCTCATCTGA